Proteins from a single region of Streptococcus mitis:
- a CDS encoding helix-turn-helix domain-containing protein, with product MKNSAIGSNWKDVRSELFTKEEILESDMRVAIMSELIEARHEQGISQKKLEELSGVSQPVIARMETGKTSPQLDTVLKVLASLGKTLAVVPLEQKKG from the coding sequence ATGAAGAATAGTGCCATTGGGAGTAATTGGAAGGATGTCCGGTCTGAACTATTTACCAAGGAGGAAATCCTTGAAAGTGATATGCGAGTGGCTATTATGAGTGAGCTGATTGAGGCTAGGCATGAACAAGGAATCAGTCAGAAAAAGCTAGAAGAACTTAGTGGAGTAAGCCAGCCTGTCATAGCTAGGATGGAAACAGGAAAGACAAGTCCTCAGTTGGACACAGTCTTAAAAGTCCTAGCTAGTTTAGGAAAGACACTAGCAGTCGTCCCACTTGAACAGAAAAAAGGTTGA